GACGCCCGAGCGCACGAGGCCGAAGCAGATCACGGCGAAGAGGAACGACGAGGACAGCGCCAGCGTCTTCGTCTCGATGTGGCGCAGGACCTGCCGCCAGTCGGCGTGCCAGAGCGCGAAGTGCAGCCCGAACGACAACGAACCGGCCAGGAGCAGCACCATGACGACGCTCTCCACCGCGAACGAGTGGTAGTACGCCACGGACGCCTGCATGGGCGCGAAGCCGCCGGTGTCGAAGGCGGCGAAGAACAGCAGCAGCGCGTGGTAGATCGCCCGCCCGGGGGTGAAGCCGGCCACCAGCAACGCGACGAACAGCGCGGCCGTGCCCACCACCAGGAAGGTCGCCGCGACCCGGAAGATGAACCGCGCCGTCCGGATGAAGTTGGGCAGGATGCGCTCGTCGCGGGCCTCGGCGACGTACAGGGTGCCGATCCGTCCGCCGCCGGCGGCGAACAGCGAGAGCACGACGATGATGATCCCCTGACCGCCCGCGAAGTGCAGCAGGTGGCGATAGAAGTCCATCGAGAGCGTCGTGTGGTCCAGGTCGCTGATGACGGACAGGCCGGTGGTGGTCAGCGCCGACATGCTCTCGAAGACGGCGGACAGCCAGTCCTCGTAGTGCCCGGACAGGTGGAAGGGCACGGCCGCGAAGACCGCCCCGATCAGCCAGGCCAACGCGACGGTGACCATGCCGTGGGCCCAGGTCAGCTGCTGACGAGTGGCGAGCTTGGCCTCGGTCGCGCCACCGACGATGCCGCACAACGACGCGCCGATGACGAACGCGGTGAGGGTGTTCCACTCGCGTAGGGCGAGGGCGACGACGGCCGCCAGGGCCATGACCAGGCCCAGGCCGAGCAGCACCTTGCCGAGGTAGAACCCGATCAGGCGCAGGTCGTCGGCGCCGGGACGCAGCAGCACGGCTCAGCCCACCAGGAGCAGCGTGACGGCGGCGATCGCCGCAGCACCACCGATCGCCACGAGGAAGATCACCAGCAGCAGGCCGATGCCCTTCGCCGCGCCGCCGGATCGCCTGCGGTCGGCCGTCGGCCTCACCGTCGACCCAGCAGCGTCGAGGTGATCCGCGCCTCCAGCTCCGGGCTGGTCAGCATGACGACCTCGTCGCCCGGCAGCAGCTGTGCGCCGCCGCGCGGGATGACGGTCTCGTCCCCACGGAAGATGGCCACCAGCACGGCCTCGTGCGGCAGGTCGAGCTTCTCGATGGGCCGCGGCTTCGGGGCACCCGGACCGTCGGGGATGCGCAACTCCACGAGGCTGACCCGTCCACCCTTCAGGCTGGTGAGGTGGATGAGCTCGCCGATGGAGAACTCGTTCTCCAACAGTTCGGAGATCAGGCGCGTCGACGACACCGGCTCGATGCCCAGACGGTCGAAGATCTCCACGTTCTTCGGCGTGTTGACGCGGCTGATCGCGCGCTTGACGCCGAACTCGATCTTGGCGAGCTGGCAGGCCACGAGGTTGTCGTCGTCCTCGTGGGTCGTGGCGACGAAGACGTCGGCGCGATCGGTGTGTGCCTGCTCGAGGTAGCGCACGTCGCACGCGTCACCCTCGATCACCAGCACGTCGGTCTCCGCGACCAGCTGTTCGCAGCGGGCGCCGATGCGCTCGACCACGGTCACCTCGTGGCCCTTGTCGACCATGTCCCGGGCGATGTAGCGGCCGATCTTGCCGCCGCCGGCGATCACGACGTACACGTGCTCACTCCACTTCCGTCGTGAGGCCCCGTCCACCCCGCAGCGCCTCCACGCGCCCGCGGTCGAACGGGTCTCGCACCAGTTCCTGGATGCGCCGGTGCGCGGCCGGCTTCATCGCGGCCGTGACGACGTCGTCGCGTTCCAGTCGGTCGCGGCGGTCGGGAATGAAGACCCGGGTGCCCCGGCGGACGGCGGCGATCCGCAGTTGGCCGTCGATCTCGAACTCCTCGACGGTCGTGCCGTGCCCGCGGGTGTCGATCTCCAGTTCGACCACGGACACGTCCGTGTCGGTGAAGGCGACGTGCAGCGGATAGCTCTCGTCACGGAACTCGTTGAGGAACAGCTTCGCGATCAGCCCCGTGCCCGACACGTAGCGGACCCCGAGCTTGCGGTACACGTCTTCGCGTTCCGGGTTGAACAGCCGTGCGATCGTGCGGGGCACGTCGTAGAGGTGGGTCGCGATCTCCACCGCCATGAGGTTCGCGTTGTCGAAACGCGTCACGGCGATCAGCCCGTCGGCGCGCTGGACGCCGGCCTGTTCCAGCACGTCGCGGTCGGTGCAGTCGCCGACCACGGTCTCGCCGTTGAACGCACTGCCGAGCCGGTCGAAGGCCAACGGGTCGACGTCACAGACGACGACGTCCGTGTCGGCGTCCTCGGAGAGGCGGTCGGCGATCTCCGCTCCCAGTCGGCCGCAGCCACCGATGATGATGTGCACGGCCACCTTCTTCACTCGACGGGCCCGCGCGACGAGGGCATGCCACAGCCCGGTCCTCGGTGACCGGGCCAGGCCACAGTATGCCAACCGACGGGTCGGCGGCAGCCCGCGCCGGCGCATGGCGGCCCCGGACGTGCCCGGACCTCGTCGCTACCCTCCTGGCATGCCTCCCACCACGCTCCTGCTCGCGGCACCGCGCGGTTTCTGCGCCGGTGTCGACCGCGCCGTCCTGATCGTCGAGAAGGCCCTCGAGGCCTACGGCGCGCCCGTCTACGTCCGGCACGAGATCGTCCACAACACCCATGTGGTGGAATCGCTTCGGCGTGAGGGCGCGGTCTTCGTCGAGGACGAGACCGAGGTCCCCGAAGGCGCGGTGATCGTCTTCTCCGCGCACGGGTCGCCCCCAGAGGCGTTCGCCAACTCGAAACGGCTCGGGCACACCCTGATCGACGCGACCTGCCCACTCGTCACGAAGGTCCACAACGAGGCCCGCCGGTACGCCGACGCGGCGATGGACATCGTGCTGATCGGCCACGAGGGACACCAGGAGGTCGTCGGCACGATGGGGCAGGCGCCCCGCTCGATCCGGCTGGTGGAGACGCCCGACGACGTCGACGCGCTGGAGTACGGCGACGACGCCAACGTCGCCTACATCACCCAGACGACCCTGTCGATGGACGAGACGTCCGCGGTCGTGGACCGGTTGCGCCAGCGGTTCCCGCTGCTGCACCAGCCCAAGAAGGACGACATCTGCTACGCGACCCAGAACCGCCAGGACGCGGTCAAGGAGCTCGCGGACGCCTGCGACGTCATCCTCGTCGTCGGCTCGCAGACGTCGTCCAACAGCAAGCGGCTCGTCGAGGTGTCCCGCGACCGCGGCACGCCGGCGTACCTGATCGACTCGGTGGACGACATCGATCCCGCCTGGGTCGCCGAGGCGGACACGGTCGGCCTCACCTCGGGCGCGTCGGCCCCGGAAGTGCTCGTGGACGGCGTCATCGACTGGTTCCGGGACCGCGGCCTGCAGAAGGTGCGCACCGTCACGGTCGTCGACGAGGACGTCCACTTCGCGATGCCGTCGGTGCTCGCGCGCCGGCTGCAGGAGCGCCCCGCCTGACGCATCAGCTGCATCGGCCGTGTCAGCCGCGTCCGCCGTTGCGGCGGGCCTTGACGTAGGCCTCCCACAGCGGCTCGGCCAGCACCTCGGTCTGCCAGGGCCGCAGCTCGACCAGCGCGCACAGCTCCGCGCCGTCGTCCGGTTCGCCGGCCACCGCCCGCCACAGGGGCCGCGACGGGCACAGCACCCCGGCGTCGATCCCGAGGTCCTCGGCCACCTCGGCGCGGGCGCGCCGCAACTCGTCGTAGACGTTGCGGTCGCCGTCGGTCCAGCGCCGGCCGGCCGTCTCGCGCGGCACCGGCGGCGCGGCCATGCCACGCTCGACGGCGGCGAACAGCTCGCCGGCGTGCCGGCGCAGCAGGTTGCGGCGACGCTGGCTGCGCCGGACCAGCTGCGCCTCCGTGCGTGGCGGCTCGGTCGCGATCGAACGGAGCACGTCGTCGTGCAGCAGCCGGTTTGGTGCGATGTCGTGCTCGCGCGCCAGCCGTTCGCGCTCCTGCCAGACGGCACGCAGCACGGCGCGCTGGTGGGGCGCGAGCCGGCCGGCACCCTTCACCCGCGTCCAGTCGCGCGAGTCCTCGCCCGCCCGCTCGATCGTCGCCGCGAGTTCCTGGTCGTACCAGTGGCGGCGGCCGGTCGCCTCCAGGCGGGCCGCGAGCTCCCGCCACAGCGCCGGGAGGTGGACGACGTCGCCGGCCGCGTAGGCGGCCATCCCCTCCGACAGCGGCCGGGCCTCCCAGTCGGCGCGCTGGTAGGCCTCCTTGTCGACGCTCAGGCTGACGCCGAGCACCTCGGCGAGCAGGCTGCCCAGCCCGGTCGGCAGCCCCAGCAACGCCGCCGCGACGGCGGTGTCCGCCATGTGCCGGGGGACCACGCCCTTGGCGGCCAACGGCTCGAGGTCGTTCTCCACCGCGTGCAGGACCGTCAGGCGCCGCCGGTCGAGGAAGTCCGCCACGTCCGGCAGGGCGTGCAGGGTCACGCCGTCCAGCAGCAGGCAGTGTCCGGCCACGCCGATCTGCACCAGCGCGGCGCGCCGGAAGTAGCGGTCGGCGTCGGCCCGTTCCACGTCGACCCCGACCACCTCGGCGTCCAGGGCGTCCAGGGCGCCGACGACGTCCTCGTCGCGCTCGACGAAACGCACCGTGAACTGATCGTGGGCGGGTGTCGGCGCTGCTGCCGCGCTTCCCATGCGTCCTCCCGCGTGCCAGCCCGCAAGGCTAGCCCGTGTCCCGGGAAGGTCATCCTGTGGCACGATGCGCGGTCGCCGACGTACGGCCCGGCGCGCTGACCGCACCCGCCGGAACCCGCCGCCGCTGCTCCGCCAGGAGGCGTGACATGACCGTCCCGACCCTGCTCTGCGTCCACCCGCATCCCGACGACGAGTCGATCGCCTGCGGCGGGCTGCTGGCCAGCACGGTCGCGGCCGGGCGCCGCGCGGTCGTGGTGACCTGCACGGGCGGCGAGGAGGGCGAGAACCTCGCCGGCATCGACCTGGGCGCCGACGACCTGGTCACGCACCGCCGCCGGGAACTGGCCGACGCCCTGGCGGCACTGGGAGTCACCGAGCACGAGTACCTCGGCTACCGCGACAGCGGCATGGTCGGCAGCCCCACCAACCACCACCCCGACAGCTTCCACGGCGCCGACATCGAGGAAGCGGCCGGGCGGCTGGCGGCCGTGGTCCGGCGGGTGCGGCCACACGTGGTCGTCTCCGACGATGCCACCGGGACCTACGGGCACCCCGACCACGTCAAGGCCCACCACGTCACGGTGCGGGCGGTCGCACTGGCGGCCGACCCGCGCGCCGACGTGCCGGGCGAGCCGTGGCGGGTCGTGAAGCGCTACGTCAACGTCATCGGCCGTTCCCGCCTGGCCGCGATGCACCACGCGCTGATCGACGCCGGGCTCGCCTCGCCCTTCGGTGACGACGACGTCGCCGCCGCGGACCTGCCCTTCGGTGTCGACGACGCGTCGATCACCGCACACCTCGACATCGCCGACTGGCTGCCCCGCAAGCGGGCGGCGATGGCCGCCCACCGCAGCCAGATCGGCGAGGACAGCTTCTTCCTCAACGTGCCGCCGGCGATCGCGTCGACGGCCTTCGCGGTCGAACAGTTCGTCCTCGAGGACGGCGCGGCGGCCGGTGACCTGCCGGAGACCGACCTGTTCGCCGGTATCACGGCGGCCGAGGCGCACCCGGCCGCTGGGTAGGGTGGGTGCCCGACCCGCACGCGAGGCAAGGACGTCACCAGGTGGCCGAGTCGCCTGCGCTCACGCCATCGGGCCCGGACGACGACACCTTCCGGGCGGTGCTCGGCCGCTTCGCCACCGGCGTGAGCGTCATGACGACCGTGGCGGACGGGGTCCCGCACGGCATGACCGCCAACGCCGTCTCGTCGGTGTCGCTGCACCCGCACCTGGTGCTCGTGTGCGTCGAGCGGGCGACGGTGATGTCGCAGCGGGTGCGCACCTCCGGGGTCTTCGCGCTCAGCTTCCTGGCCGCCGACCAGGCCGCGCTGTCGGCCTGGTTCGCCGACCCCGACCGTCCGTCGGACGCACGCCAGTTCGCCGACGTGCCCTGCCGCACCGAGGCGTCGGGGGCACCCGTGCTGGAGCGCAACGTCGCCTGGCTCGACTGCCGCGTCCACGCGATCCACGAGGCCGGCGACCACGACGTCGTCATCGGCGAGGTGCTGGACCTCGGCGTGGGCGGACTCGACGACCCGTTGCTGTACTACGCGTCGGCCTACCGCCGCCTGCAGGGCTGATCGTCGTGCACACCCGGACCGTCCCCCTCCGCACCGGCGAGCGCCGGATCACCGACGTCACCGGCACCTGCGCCGCGTTCGTGGCCGAGGTCGGCGGCGACGGCCTGCTGCACGTGTTCCTCCCGCACGCGACCGCCGGACTCGCCCTGCTGGAGACCGGCGCCGGCTCCGACCGCGACCTGGCCGAACACCTCGACGCCCTGCTGCCACGCGACGACCGCTGGCGTCACGCCCACGGCTCGCCCGGCCACGGCGCCGATCACGTCCTGCCGGCGTTGGTCAGCCCCTCGCTGGTCGTCCCGGTCGACGACGGCCGCCTCGCCCTCGGGACCTGGCAGTCGATCGTCGTGGTGGACACCAACGCCGACAACCCCGACCGCACCCTGCGCCTGTCCTTCCTGTCCGGCTGACTGCGTCAGCGGGACTCGCGCCAGCGCAGCAGCCAGATGCCGCCGGCGAGCAGGCACACGACCGCCGCCAGCACCGCCTGTGGCAGGTCGACAGGGATCGGCACGTCGGTCGCCTCGGCCAGGACGTGCAGGTCGTTGGTGCGCACCGTCAGCCCGCCGCCGTCGTCCGGGTCGGCGCGCAGCACGACGCCCTGGATCTCGACCACGTCACCGCGGCGGCCGTGGCGCCCCGGCTCCAGGCCGTCGAGGAACGCGTCGGGGATCCAGACCGCCAGGCCGCTGTTCGCGCCGCGATGGTCGCCGTGGGCCGGTAGCGGACCGACCTCCAGGGCGTAGTCGTCGTCGTTGACCTGCGTCCAGGCGCCGCCGTCACGGTGCAGGACGTCCCCGACGAGCTCGCCGACGTAGCGCACGCGCCGGCCGTCGAAGGCGCGGGGGCAGGCGACGATCATCGCGGACGACACCCGGCCGGCGGGGTCGAACCGCTCGGCCAGGTCCTCGCCCGGGTCGGTGTCCTCGCGTTCGCGCTCGCACCGGACCGGTTCGCCCGCGATCAGCGGCAGGTCGTCCAGCAGCAGGGCCGGGTCCGTGTCGCGCAGGCTCGCGGCATGCAGCGCGTGCAGCCCGGCGACCAGTACCGCGAGGAGGATCGCCGGGGCTATCAGCAGGCGGGCGGCCGGGCCGCGAGGGGCGGCCATCAGCGCCGCCGTCCCAGCAGGGAGATGCCGTAGCCGACGAACGCGAACGCGGCCATGAACTCGAGGCGGCCGAGCCACATCTGCAGGATGAACACGACCTGCAGCAGCTTCGGCATGTCGGGACCGGTGATCCCGACGGACAGGCCGACGTTGGCGGTGGCGGAGACGGACTCGAAGATCGTCTCCGTGACGTCCCACTCCCCGTAGAGCAGGCCGACGAGCGCGCCCCCGAGGTAGGTCAGCACGTACAGCAGCAGGATGGTGGTGGCCGCGATCAGCGCCGGGGGTTTCAGGATGCGGCGCTTGCCGGAGTGGTAGGTCGCGACGGTGACGGCCGACTCCGGCTGCAGCAGCCGACGCACCTCGCGCAGCAGGCCCTTTGCCGTGAGCCCGATGCGCAGCGCCTTGATCCCGCCGGCGGTGGACCCGGCCATCCCGCCCAGTGCCATGGCGACGACGACCGCCCCGGGCGCCAGCACACCCCAGTCGGTGACGTAGAGGAGCCCGTTGTTGACCGCGAAGCCGGTCCCGGAATGGGCAGACACCAGCGTGAAGAAGCCCTTACGGAACAGCTCGTCCGTGCCGCTGTAGGCACCCGAACGGGTCAACCCGTAGACGGCGAGGGCCGTCAGCGCGACCGTGGTGGCGATCAGCGTGCGGACCTCGAGGTTCTTCACGAGTTCGTTGCGGCGCCCGGTCCACAGCGCGTAGTGCAGCGCGAACGACATCGTGCCGGCCACCATCAGCACGACCAGCACCAGCTCGACGCTCGCCGCGTGGTAGTACGCGATCGAGGGCGACATGGGCGTGAAGCCGCCGGTGTCGAAGGCGGCGAAGAACAGGTTGACGGCATGCCACAGGCCGCGCCAGCCGCCGATCCCGGAGGCCCACAGACTGGCCAGCAGCGCCACGGTCCCGGCCACGAGGTACGCGGTCGCGATGAGGTAGATGAACCGGGCCGTACGCACCACGCTGGGGACGATGCGCTCGTCGCGGCCCTCGGCGACGTAGAGGGTGCCGATGCTCGCGCCGCCGGCGGAGAACAGCGACAGCGCCACGATGACGATGCCCTGCCCGCCCGCGAAGTGCGTGAGATGCCGGTAGAGGTTCATCGAGTAGGACAGGTGGTCGAGGTCCTGCACGACCGACAGCCCCG
This is a stretch of genomic DNA from Egicoccus sp. AB-alg2. It encodes these proteins:
- a CDS encoding TrkH family potassium uptake protein, with amino-acid sequence MLLRPGADDLRLIGFYLGKVLLGLGLVMALAAVVALALREWNTLTAFVIGASLCGIVGGATEAKLATRQQLTWAHGMVTVALAWLIGAVFAAVPFHLSGHYEDWLSAVFESMSALTTTGLSVISDLDHTTLSMDFYRHLLHFAGGQGIIIVVLSLFAAGGGRIGTLYVAEARDERILPNFIRTARFIFRVAATFLVVGTAALFVALLVAGFTPGRAIYHALLLFFAAFDTGGFAPMQASVAYYHSFAVESVVMVLLLAGSLSFGLHFALWHADWRQVLRHIETKTLALSSSFLFAVICFGLVRSGVYDGLEPLVRKGFFTLLSAVSSAGAQVNTDVTYLTDWGVLAPAAIVAAMAVGGMASSTAGGIKALRVGIAAKTLLHDVRKLLNPESAVVVTTYHAGRRHILRDQTARAATSVLLLFVVTYLVGAMIGLAYGEYDITQTLFESVSAASNIGLSIGVTDPGMPRGLMAVYLVQMWLGRLEFVAVFAMLGYLVSLARGRASA
- a CDS encoding TrkA family potassium uptake protein; this encodes MYVVIAGGGKIGRYIARDMVDKGHEVTVVERIGARCEQLVAETDVLVIEGDACDVRYLEQAHTDRADVFVATTHEDDDNLVACQLAKIEFGVKRAISRVNTPKNVEIFDRLGIEPVSSTRLISELLENEFSIGELIHLTSLKGGRVSLVELRIPDGPGAPKPRPIEKLDLPHEAVLVAIFRGDETVIPRGGAQLLPGDEVVMLTSPELEARITSTLLGRR
- a CDS encoding TrkA family potassium uptake protein; amino-acid sequence: MAVHIIIGGCGRLGAEIADRLSEDADTDVVVCDVDPLAFDRLGSAFNGETVVGDCTDRDVLEQAGVQRADGLIAVTRFDNANLMAVEIATHLYDVPRTIARLFNPEREDVYRKLGVRYVSGTGLIAKLFLNEFRDESYPLHVAFTDTDVSVVELEIDTRGHGTTVEEFEIDGQLRIAAVRRGTRVFIPDRRDRLERDDVVTAAMKPAAHRRIQELVRDPFDRGRVEALRGGRGLTTEVE
- a CDS encoding 4-hydroxy-3-methylbut-2-enyl diphosphate reductase, which encodes MPPTTLLLAAPRGFCAGVDRAVLIVEKALEAYGAPVYVRHEIVHNTHVVESLRREGAVFVEDETEVPEGAVIVFSAHGSPPEAFANSKRLGHTLIDATCPLVTKVHNEARRYADAAMDIVLIGHEGHQEVVGTMGQAPRSIRLVETPDDVDALEYGDDANVAYITQTTLSMDETSAVVDRLRQRFPLLHQPKKDDICYATQNRQDAVKELADACDVILVVGSQTSSNSKRLVEVSRDRGTPAYLIDSVDDIDPAWVAEADTVGLTSGASAPEVLVDGVIDWFRDRGLQKVRTVTVVDEDVHFAMPSVLARRLQERPA
- a CDS encoding ribonuclease D, whose protein sequence is MGSAAAAPTPAHDQFTVRFVERDEDVVGALDALDAEVVGVDVERADADRYFRRAALVQIGVAGHCLLLDGVTLHALPDVADFLDRRRLTVLHAVENDLEPLAAKGVVPRHMADTAVAAALLGLPTGLGSLLAEVLGVSLSVDKEAYQRADWEARPLSEGMAAYAAGDVVHLPALWRELAARLEATGRRHWYDQELAATIERAGEDSRDWTRVKGAGRLAPHQRAVLRAVWQERERLAREHDIAPNRLLHDDVLRSIATEPPRTEAQLVRRSQRRRNLLRRHAGELFAAVERGMAAPPVPRETAGRRWTDGDRNVYDELRRARAEVAEDLGIDAGVLCPSRPLWRAVAGEPDDGAELCALVELRPWQTEVLAEPLWEAYVKARRNGGRG
- the mshB gene encoding N-acetyl-1-D-myo-inositol-2-amino-2-deoxy-alpha-D-glucopyranoside deacetylase — its product is MTVPTLLCVHPHPDDESIACGGLLASTVAAGRRAVVVTCTGGEEGENLAGIDLGADDLVTHRRRELADALAALGVTEHEYLGYRDSGMVGSPTNHHPDSFHGADIEEAAGRLAAVVRRVRPHVVVSDDATGTYGHPDHVKAHHVTVRAVALAADPRADVPGEPWRVVKRYVNVIGRSRLAAMHHALIDAGLASPFGDDDVAAADLPFGVDDASITAHLDIADWLPRKRAAMAAHRSQIGEDSFFLNVPPAIASTAFAVEQFVLEDGAAAGDLPETDLFAGITAAEAHPAAG
- a CDS encoding flavin reductase family protein — translated: MAESPALTPSGPDDDTFRAVLGRFATGVSVMTTVADGVPHGMTANAVSSVSLHPHLVLVCVERATVMSQRVRTSGVFALSFLAADQAALSAWFADPDRPSDARQFADVPCRTEASGAPVLERNVAWLDCRVHAIHEAGDHDVVIGEVLDLGVGGLDDPLLYYASAYRRLQG
- a CDS encoding secondary thiamine-phosphate synthase enzyme YjbQ produces the protein MHTRTVPLRTGERRITDVTGTCAAFVAEVGGDGLLHVFLPHATAGLALLETGAGSDRDLAEHLDALLPRDDRWRHAHGSPGHGADHVLPALVSPSLVVPVDDGRLALGTWQSIVVVDTNADNPDRTLRLSFLSG
- a CDS encoding TrkH family potassium uptake protein, translated to MFLRPDGRDLRIIGFYLGKVAMALALMMALPLAVAVPLGEWDSATALLTGAGVAAAVWQAAEWRLRTRAHLTWAHGTVVVALAWLLGSVLAAVPLFLSGHFSDFLDAWFEAMSGLTTSGLSVVQDLDHLSYSMNLYRHLTHFAGGQGIVIVALSLFSAGGASIGTLYVAEGRDERIVPSVVRTARFIYLIATAYLVAGTVALLASLWASGIGGWRGLWHAVNLFFAAFDTGGFTPMSPSIAYYHAASVELVLVVLMVAGTMSFALHYALWTGRRNELVKNLEVRTLIATTVALTALAVYGLTRSGAYSGTDELFRKGFFTLVSAHSGTGFAVNNGLLYVTDWGVLAPGAVVVAMALGGMAGSTAGGIKALRIGLTAKGLLREVRRLLQPESAVTVATYHSGKRRILKPPALIAATTILLLYVLTYLGGALVGLLYGEWDVTETIFESVSATANVGLSVGITGPDMPKLLQVVFILQMWLGRLEFMAAFAFVGYGISLLGRRR